The Medicago truncatula cultivar Jemalong A17 chromosome 4, MtrunA17r5.0-ANR, whole genome shotgun sequence genome includes a region encoding these proteins:
- the LOC11410697 gene encoding probable sugar phosphate/phosphate translocator At1g12500, translated as MVEAQTWTTRRMSNPRLHTLDTNDQLQLDIPQTPPSDQRNNGSNINNNNLVTTSLIIASWYFSNIGVLLLNKYLLSFYGYRYPIFLTMLHMLSCAAYSYAAINVVQFVPYQQIHSKKQFLKIFALSAIFCFSVVCGNTSLRYLPVSFNQAIGATTPFFTAIFAFLITCKKETAEVYLALLPVVLGIVVSTNSEPLFHLFGFLVCVGSTAGRALKSVVQGIILTSEAEKLHSMNLLLYMAPLAAMILLPVTLYIEGNVFAITIEKARSDPFIVFLLIGNATVAYLVNLTNFLVTKHTSALTLQVLGNAKAAVAAVVSVLIFRNPVTVMGMTGFGITIMGVVLYSEAKKRSKGASH; from the coding sequence ATGGTGGAAGCACAAACATGGACAACAAGAAGAATGAGCAACCCAAGATTACACACATTAGACACAAACGACCAATTACAATTAGACATACCACAAACACCACCAAGTGACCAAAGAAACAATGGatccaacatcaacaacaacaacctagtaacaacttcacTTATAATAGCATCATGGTATTTTTCAAACATAGGTGTTCTTCTCTTAAACAAATATCTTTTAAGTTTCTACGGTTACCGTTACCCTATTTTTCTTACAATGCTTCACATGCTATCTTGCGCCGCTTATTCCTACGCCGCCATTAACGTTGTTCAGTTTGTTCCTTATCAACAAATCCACTCCAAAAAACAGTTTCTGAAAATATTTGCTCTTAGCGCAATTTTCTGCTTCTCAGTTGTTTGTGGAAATACCTCATTGAGATATTTACCTGTTTCTTTTAACCAAGCTATTGGTGCAACCACACCATTTTTCACCGCGATTTTCGCGTTTTTGATTACTTGTAAAAAAGAAACTGCTGAGGTTTATCTTGCTTTGTTACCAGTGGTGTTAGGGATTGTTGTTTCAACAAATAGTGAACCTTTGTTTCATTTGTTTGGGTTTTTGGTTTGTGTTGGTTCAACTGCAGGGAGAGCTTTGAAGAGTGTTGTGCAAGGAATTATATTGACTAGTGAAGCTGAGAAGCTTCATTCTATGAATTTGTTGCTTTATATGGCTCCGTTGGCCGCGATGATTTTGTTGCCGGTTACTTTGTATATTGAAGGCAATGTGTTTGCGATAACGATTGAGAAAGCGAGGAGTGATCCgtttattgtgtttttgttgattGGGAATGCTACTGTTGCTTATTTGGTGAATTTGACTAATTTTCTTGTGACTAAGCATACTAGTGCTTTGACTCTTCAAGTTTTGGGGAATGCCAAAGCTGCTGTGGCTGCTGTTGTTTCGGTTTTGATATTCAGAAATCCAGTTACTGTGATGGGGATGACTGGTTTTGGGATTACAATCATGGGTGTTGTGCTTTATAGTGAAGCTAAGAAGAGATCTAAAGGTGCATCTCATTGA